The following proteins are encoded in a genomic region of Bacillus sp. FJAT-22090:
- a CDS encoding ABC-F family ATP-binding cassette domain-containing protein encodes MSLLNVENLGHTFGDRTLFKEVSFRLVEGEHVGLVGANGVGKSTLMNILTGEIIYDEGRVEWLPGTHYGYLDQHTRLQQGRSMFDTLRDAFLPLYKKEEELNEIIAKMADATPEELEELLEQMAEIQDALDAGDFYSLDMKVEEVARGLGLDAIGLDRPVEALSGGQRTKVLLAKLLLEKPKVLLLDEPTNYLDEEHVSWLSNYLKNYPYAFLLISHDTEFMNGIVDVIFHLEFSKLTRYTASYEKFLELAELNKRQHIDAYEKQQDFIKKQEEFIAKNKARYSTTGRAKSRQKQLDRIERIDRPETAAKPEFSFKESRSSGRYVVEAEHLEIGYDKPLLPPLTFTIERGEKIALVGMNGIGKSTLLKTMLGKIPSLGGKVTRGDFLFPSYFEQEVKAGNITPIEAIWEVYPSMEQSQVRAALARTGLKSEHISRPLSSLSGGEQAKVRLCKLMMEESNWLIFDEPTNHLDIHAKEELKRAMKEFKGTIVLVSHEPEFYEGLVTKVWNVEEWFSTGKEVIEE; translated from the coding sequence ATGAGCTTATTAAACGTAGAAAATTTGGGACATACATTCGGAGATCGCACGCTTTTCAAAGAGGTTTCTTTTCGTTTAGTGGAAGGAGAACATGTTGGACTAGTTGGTGCAAACGGGGTTGGTAAATCCACTTTGATGAATATACTGACAGGCGAAATCATTTATGATGAGGGCCGTGTAGAATGGTTGCCTGGCACTCATTACGGTTATTTGGATCAGCATACCCGTTTACAACAAGGACGCTCCATGTTCGACACACTTCGAGATGCCTTTTTGCCTCTTTATAAAAAAGAGGAAGAGTTAAATGAAATCATCGCAAAAATGGCGGATGCCACTCCAGAGGAATTGGAAGAATTACTAGAACAAATGGCGGAAATCCAAGATGCTTTAGATGCTGGTGATTTTTATTCATTAGACATGAAAGTAGAAGAGGTCGCTCGTGGTCTTGGGTTAGATGCTATCGGATTAGACCGTCCAGTTGAAGCACTATCTGGTGGGCAGCGTACAAAAGTGCTTCTAGCTAAGCTTTTATTAGAGAAGCCAAAAGTATTGCTATTAGATGAGCCTACCAACTATTTAGACGAAGAACACGTTTCTTGGTTATCTAACTATCTGAAAAACTATCCATATGCGTTTTTATTGATCTCGCATGATACAGAATTTATGAATGGTATTGTTGATGTCATCTTCCACTTAGAGTTTTCAAAGTTGACTCGTTATACAGCATCCTATGAAAAGTTCTTAGAGCTTGCAGAGTTAAACAAAAGACAGCATATTGATGCTTATGAAAAGCAACAAGACTTCATAAAAAAACAAGAAGAGTTTATTGCAAAAAATAAAGCGCGCTATTCTACAACGGGACGCGCAAAATCTCGCCAGAAACAACTTGATCGCATAGAGCGTATAGACCGTCCAGAAACAGCAGCAAAGCCTGAATTTAGTTTCAAAGAGTCTCGTAGCTCTGGTCGTTACGTGGTAGAAGCGGAACATTTAGAAATCGGTTATGATAAGCCTTTACTCCCTCCTTTAACGTTCACTATTGAACGCGGAGAAAAAATTGCACTTGTTGGAATGAATGGTATTGGTAAATCAACTTTACTTAAAACGATGTTAGGCAAAATTCCTTCACTGGGTGGAAAAGTAACTCGTGGGGATTTCTTATTTCCTTCTTACTTTGAACAAGAAGTAAAAGCGGGTAATATTACACCAATCGAAGCCATTTGGGAAGTTTACCCAAGCATGGAGCAAAGCCAGGTACGTGCGGCTTTAGCTCGAACTGGTTTAAAAAGTGAACATATTTCCCGTCCACTTTCTAGTTTAAGTGGTGGCGAGCAAGCAAAAGTACGTTTATGTAAACTGATGATGGAAGAAAGTAACTGGTTAATTTTTGACGAACCGACAAACCATTTAGATATCCATGCAAAAGAAGAACTAAAACGTGCGATGAAAGAATTTAAAG